The stretch of DNA CGTCGCGACCGTCTTCTTCTACGCCCGGCTCTGGCGCCGATCGGGCGTGCTGACGGACCTCGAGTTCTACGAGCTGCGGTACTCGGGGACGGCCGCCTCGGTCGTGCGAGGGTTCCGCGCGGTCTATCTCGGGCTGATCTTCAACTGCATCATCATGGCGACGGTCAACCTCGCCGCCGTGAAGATCGCGGGGATCCTCTTCGGGCTGGAGCGGTGGCAGACGCTGCTGATGGGCGGGCTGCTCAACGTGGCGTTCGCGACCGTCTCGGGTCTCTGGGGCGTGCTCGTCATCGACATGATCCAGTTCTTCATCAAGATGTCGGCCGTCACGGCGGCGGCGTACTTCGCCGTCACGGCGCCGCAGGTCGGCGGCCTCGACGCGCTCGTCGCGAAGGTGTCGGCGCTCCACGGCCCCGGCGGCGTGAGCTACCTGAACTTCCTGCCGGACTTCCGCAGCTCGTGGGACATGGCGGTCGCGGTCTTCATCATGCCGGTCGCCGTGCAGTGGTGGGCGGTCTGGTACCCCGGCGCGGAGCCGGGCGGCGGCAGCTACATCGCGCAGCGCATGCTCGCCTCGAAGTCCGAGAAGGACTCGCTCGGCGCGGTGCTCTTCTTCAACATCGCGCACTACGTGCTCCGCCCGTGGCCGTGGATCCTCGTGGCGCTGGCGTCGCTCATCGTGTACCCCGAGCTGTCCGACATCCAGCGTGCGTTTCCGAACCTCGATCCGAGCCTGCTCGGCCACGACATCGCCTACCCGGCGATGCTGGTGTTCCTGCCCACCGGCTTCATCGGGCTGATGGTCGGCGGCCTCATCGCGGCCAACTCGTCGACGATCCTCACGCACCTCAACTGGGGCGCGTCGTACCTCGTGCACGACTTCTACCGGCGGTTCATCCGCCGCGACGCGACCGAGCAGCACTACGTGCAGATGGGGCGCCTCGCCACCGTGCTGCTGTTCGTCGCCTCGTCCGGCATGGTGTACCTGATGGAGTCCGCCAAGGACGCGTTCGACGTGATCCTCCAGATCGGCGCCGGCACCGGGCTGCTGTACCTCGTCCGCTGGTTCTGGTGGCGGGTCAACGCCTGGTGCGAGGTCGTCGCCATGGTGAGCTCGCTGCTCGTGTCGGTGCTCCTGCTCGTGCTGAGCCGGAACGGCGTGGTGTTCAGCACGCACGTCGCCCTGCTCGTGACGATCGCCGCGACGACGATCTGCTGGGTCGCGGCCGCCTATCTCGCTCCGGCAACCGACCGCCAGGTGTTGATCGCGTTCTATCGGAAGGTGCGGCCAGCCGGCGCGGGCTGGCAGCCGATCCGCCGGGCAGCCGGCATCGCGCCGAACGATCCGGCCGATCGGGTCGCGCGCGGCAACGTGCCGCAAGCGCTCCTCGGCTGGGTCGTGGGCTGCACGTCGATCTGGTCGGCGCTCTTCACGGTGGGCAGTATCCTGTACGGCCGGACGCTCCAGGCGTGGCTGCTGGGCGCGGTGTTCACGCTCTCGACGGCGATGCTCATCCGCATCGTGAGCGATCTGTGGGGCGGTGAGGCGGAGGCCTCGCGCTGACGAGGAGGCGAAGATGAAACGGCTGGTCGTCGTCGAGCCCGGCGGTCCCGAGCGCATCGTCCTCGACGAGGCGCCGGTCCCGGTGCCCGGTCCCAAGGATGCGCTCGTCGCCATCCACGTGAGCGGCGTGAACTTCATCGACGTCTACTTCCGCACCGGTCTGTACGCGAGCGACCGGCCGATCGTGCTCGGCAGCGAAGGGGCTGGGGTGGTCGAGCGCGTCGGCGACGAGGTCACCGAGGTGGAGCCCGGCGACCGCGTCGTGTTCGCCATGCACCGCGGATCGCACGCCGAGTACGTGGCCGTGCCGTCCCGGCTGCTGGCGAAGATCCCGGACGACGTGGATT from Acidobacteriota bacterium encodes:
- a CDS encoding Na+:solute symporter gives rise to the protein MSLTLLDWIIVAASLLLCFVPALFFGKRAGESTSEFFASGRAVPWWLGGLSMVATTFSSDTPNLVTDIVRRNGVAGNWVWWAFTLTGVATVFFYARLWRRSGVLTDLEFYELRYSGTAASVVRGFRAVYLGLIFNCIIMATVNLAAVKIAGILFGLERWQTLLMGGLLNVAFATVSGLWGVLVIDMIQFFIKMSAVTAAAYFAVTAPQVGGLDALVAKVSALHGPGGVSYLNFLPDFRSSWDMAVAVFIMPVAVQWWAVWYPGAEPGGGSYIAQRMLASKSEKDSLGAVLFFNIAHYVLRPWPWILVALASLIVYPELSDIQRAFPNLDPSLLGHDIAYPAMLVFLPTGFIGLMVGGLIAANSSTILTHLNWGASYLVHDFYRRFIRRDATEQHYVQMGRLATVLLFVASSGMVYLMESAKDAFDVILQIGAGTGLLYLVRWFWWRVNAWCEVVAMVSSLLVSVLLLVLSRNGVVFSTHVALLVTIAATTICWVAAAYLAPATDRQVLIAFYRKVRPAGAGWQPIRRAAGIAPNDPADRVARGNVPQALLGWVVGCTSIWSALFTVGSILYGRTLQAWLLGAVFTLSTAMLIRIVSDLWGGEAEASR